From a region of the Ovis aries strain OAR_USU_Benz2616 breed Rambouillet chromosome 10, ARS-UI_Ramb_v3.0, whole genome shotgun sequence genome:
- the LOC101102249 gene encoding S-methyl-5'-thioadenosine phosphorylase-like, with amino-acid sequence MSSGATPAAVKIGIIGGTGLDDPEILEGRTEKYVDTPFGKPSDALVLGKIKNVDCVLLARYGWQHTIMPSKVNYQVNIWALKEEGCTHVIVTTACGSLKEEIQPGDIIIIDQFIDRTTRRLQTFYDGNHSCARGVCHIPMAEPFCPKTREVLIETAKKLGLRCHSKGTVITIEGPRFSSRAESIMFQTWGADVINMTTVPEVVLAKEAGICYASIAMATDYDCWKEHEEVVSVDRVLKTLKENANKAKSLLLTTIPQIGSMEWSETLHNMKKMAQFSVLLPRH; translated from the coding sequence ATGTCCTCAGGTGCCACTCCGGCTGCCGTGAAGATTGGAATAATTGGTGGAACAGGCCTGGATGATCCAGAAATCTTAGAAGGAAGAACCGAAAAATATGTGGATACTCCATTTGGCAAGCCTTCTGATGCCTTAGTTTTGGGGAAGATAAAGAATGTTGATTGCGTCCTCCTTGCAAGGTATGGGTGGCAACACACCATCATGCCTTCGAAAGTCAACTATCAGGTGAACATctgggctctcaaggaggagggTTGCACACATGTCATCGTGACCACAGCTTGCGGTTCCTTGAAGGAAGAGATTCAGCCTGGCGATATCATCATTATTGATCAGTTCATTGACAGGACTACCAGAAGGCTTCAGACCTTCTATGATGGAAATCATTCCTGTGCCAGAGGAGTGTGCCATATTCCAATGGCTGAGCCATTCTGCCCTAAAACAAGAGAGGTCCTCATAGAGACTGCTAAGAAGCTAGGACTCCGGTGCCACTCAAAAGGGACAGTGATCACCATTGAGGGGCCTCGTTTCAGCTCCCGGGCAGAAAGCATCATGTTCCAAACCTGGGGGGCGGATGTTATCAACATGACCACAGTTCCAGAGGTGGTTCTTGCTAAGGAGGCGGGAATTTGCTACGCAAGTATCGCCATGGCGACAGATTATGATTGCTGGAAGGAGCATGAGGAAGTGGTTTCAGTGGACCGGGTCTTAAAGACCCTGAAAGAAAATGCCAATAAAGCCAAAAGCTTACTTCTCACTACCATACCTCAGATAGGATCCATGGAATGGTCAGAAACCCTCCATAACATGAAGAAAATGGCccagttttctgttttgttaccaAGACATTAA